CCTGGAGGTAGCGCTCACGGCATGCTCCGCGGGCGACCTTGCCGCTGGTGGTGTGGGGAACGGTGCCCGGCTGGGCAAGGACGAAGTCGTGAAGGGCGATGGCGTGGCCGGCGGACACCGCCGCGCGGACGGCGCGTGTCGCCTCGTCCAGGACGCTGTGGGGTTCTGCGAGGTCACGGGCGTGCTCGGCGACGACGACCAGGCGTTCTCCGTCATCGGTGAGGACGGAGAACGCTGCGGTGTGGTGGCGGCGGACGGCCGGATGGGCCGTCTCGACGGTCTGCTCGATGTCCTGCGGATAGTGATTGGTGCCGTCGATGATCACGAGGTCCTTGATGCGGCCGGTGATGTAGAGCTGCTTGTCGTGAAACAGTCCGAGATCGCCGGTGCGCAGCCAGTGATGCGTGTGGTCGCTCGGGGAGTCACCGTGGAGTGTGGCGCGGAAGGTGGTTTCGCTCTGTTCCGGGCGTCTCCAGTAGCCACGTCCGACGTTGGGCCCGCGAAGCCAGATCTCGCCGACGTGCCCGTCCTCCAGACGGACGCGGGTGAGCGGGTCGACGATGGCGGCCTCCTGCTCGGTCGGCTGTCCGCATCCGACCAGGCGGGTCACTGCCTGCGCTTCGGTCGCCTCGACCACACGGGCGGTGCCGTCCGCCAGCGCGTCACGGTCGAAGCAGGTGACGGTCGGTTCCTCCCCGGCCGGTGAGGCGGAGACGAACACGGTCGCCTCGGCCAGCCCGTAGGACGGGCGCATGGCTGTGCGGACCATGCCGACCGGGGCGAAGGCCTGCTGGAACCGTTGTAGCGTCTGCTCGACGATGGGTTCACTGCCGTTGACCATGGCAGCAACCGATCCCAGTGACAGCTCGCTGCGCTCCTCGTCGGTGACGCGGCGCGCACAGTAGTCGTAGGCGAAGTTGGGAGCGGCGGTGAGCGCTCCCGGGTACCGGGTGAGCAGACGCAGCCACCTGATGGGCTGTTGCACGAAGGCCAACGGCTCCATGAGTACCGAGTGGACGTGGCCGACGATGGGCAGCACGACCGCCAGAACCAGCCCCATGTCGTGGTACAGCGGAAGCCAGCCGACGGTGCGGTTGCGCCCGGTGCGGATGTCGTACGCCTCCAGGGCCTGGCGTGCGTTGGCGCAGACGTTGGCGTGGGTGATCTCCACTCCGGACGGCACGCGGGTGGAGCCCGAGGTGTACTGCAGGTAGGCGCAGTCCTCGGGTCGCGGGTGAAGGGTCTCCTCGCCCGTCGGTACGACCCCTGGCGCCGGCCCTGAGAGCAGTTCCTGCTCGGTGACCACGCGTACGCGGAGGCCGTCCTGGTTGGCACAGAACTTCTCCGCGGCCTGAAGCGAGTCGGGGCTGGTGAGGGCGAGCACCGGGTCGGCGTCGGTGAGTGCGGCGGCGAGCTTGTCCGCATGGCCGGGCAGGGCCGGAGGGAAGAGAGGGACGGCGATCGCGCCGGCGCACGTGGCCGCGAGAAAGCCGACGACGTAGTCCAGGTTCTGCGGTGCCACGACAGCCACGCGCTCGCCGGCTGCGCCGGTGTGACGCAGGGCGGCCGCGAGGGTGCGCACCCGCTTCTCCAGTTGGCGCCACGTCAGGCTGGAGGGGACTCCGTCGCGTTCGGTGCTGAAGTCCACGAAAGTGAACGCTGTCTCGTCGGGGGTTTGTGCTGCGGCCTGAGCGAGATGGTGGCTGATCGTGTCACTAACGGTTTCCAGCACTGAGTCACCGAACCTTCGTTCCGGGCAAGGATTGGACTCTTTGGCCGTTAGGCCGTAAGGCGGAGTTGATGGCAACCGTCGCCGCCCAGCACCTTTTTCCACTGAATGCTGGCAGTGGTGAGTGATCAGCCAAACACGGAGACATGGCTGGCTTCCAGTGACACACCGAATCGGCCACCCGGCCGGTGCAACGAGGCCGAGCAGCATGCCTTTGCAGCACCGAATACCCTAATCAGGGTCTTCACAAGTCGCACTTGAGTCACCCAGAGGGCAGCGTATGCCGAAGGGGCATGAAGAACGTGTCTGCCCATCCATGCCCTCCCCCGCTGCTCGAGGCAGGTCCCATGAGTCGACTGCGTATCCTCGCCATCCTCATGGCCGTTCTTCTGCCGTCATTCATGACGGCCCTGGACAACACCATCGTCAATGTGGCACTGCCTCAAATCCGAGCCGAACTCGCATTGGGTGACGCCGACATGAAATGGGCAGCAGTCATTTACCCCCTCACCCTCTCAAGCTTTCTCCTCCTGGGCGGGCACCTGGCCGACACCGTCGGGCGGCGCGCGACGCTGTTGCTCGGCGTCGCCTTCTTCACCGTTTCCTCGGTCGGATGCAGCGTGGCGACCTCAGGAATGGTGCTGATCGCTTTCAGAGGGCTGCAAGGAGCCGGCGCAGCGCTGATCCTGCCGGCCTCACTGGCGGTCCTGTCGCACGACCTTCCGCCCCGCGCACGCAATACCGCCTTCAGCGCCATCACCGCAACGCTGGCCTCGGCGCTGGCTTGCGGACCCGTTGTCTCCGGTGTGATGACGCAGCACCTGGGCTGGGAATCGGTCTTTGCGATCAACGCGCCGCTGGGATGCGCGAGCCTCCTCGTCGGTTTCGTCGTTCCCCGGCCCGGCTCCTCGCCCGGCTCTGCGCCCACACCATCGGCCACCCTCTCTCTCCGCATTGTGGCATTGGCCTGTTCCTCGCTGGCGGCCCTCGCCTACTGCCTGATCGAAGGACCCGGGCGTGGATACGTCAGCCTTCCCGTGGCCGCGTCGGGAATCATTGCCGTCGCCTCGGCCGTCGGCCTGTCGTACGAGCTGACGATGCGCCGGAATGCCGCGCTGCGGCTTCTCTTTCGGCCGCGTCCCTTCATCGGCGGGATCATCACTCAGCTGCTGTGGGGGCTGAGCGTGAGCGGAGTCTATTTCTTCACCTCTCAATTCCTGCAGAACGGGCTCGGTCTCACCCCGACGTCAGCCGGACTGACGTTCATCCCCGTGGCGCTTTCCCTGCTGGTCATCGCTCCCTTCATCGCCCGGATGGCGCGGCGCTGGGGAGACGGGCCAATCTCCGCTCTGGGCCTGCTCATGGTTGGCCTCGGCCTGCTCATGGTCGCCCTGGGAAGCTCCGGAGGAAATCTGGTCCACATTTTGCCGGGTCTTTCGACCATCGGCTTCGGCTCCGCACTGGCTGTTCCGCTGAGCACCCGTGCGCTGGAATCCTCGCCCGACCACCTTTCCGGCATCGCCGCCGGGTTGTTCAGCGCCATCCGCGAGGCGTCCGGAGTCGTCGGGATCGCCTTGGTGGGCGCGATGGTGTCGTTCGTGGAGCATGACGCAGCCGCCGCAGGAGCCAATGACTCGGACGCGTTCCTCTCCGGCTACCAAGCCGGTCTGTGTCTGGCCGCCGCGCTGGTCGGGGCAGGAGTACCCGTCGCGTTGTGGGCGCTGCGACGCCACGGGGGCACGGCACATGGCGGCAAGGGGCAGTCGCCCTTGAATGTGGACACCTTGAAGCCTGGATCGTGAGCACGCCACAGTCCGGCGCGGCGGCCCGCGGCCGTGGCACGCCTCCGGCCCGGCGGCATACAGGGGTGGCCGGGACCCGGTATCGGGTCCCGGCCACCCCCGTATGTACGGATGGACTTACGCGAGTGCTGCCGACGACAAAAGGCGCCTCGGCCGTCTCGGTCTGACGTCAGGACTGCTTGCCAGGGACGGAGAAGCTGCTGACGCAGTCGATCTGACCGCCTGAGGCCGGACAGTCCTGTGTCGAGTGGTTGACGACGGTGATGTTTCCGCGCTTGTCGGTGGTGACCTGGTACTCCTTCACCTGCGAACAGCTCTTGTAGCCGTTGCCGTTGTCGACGCACCCGCTGGAGCGGTCATCGGCGAAGGCCTGGACGGCACCGGCACCGATCAGAGCAAAGCTCCCCAGGACGCCCACTGCCGCTGCGATCTTCTTCGAATTGAACATCTGCCTTTTCCTTTTACCGTCGGCCCCCGTGACTGGACTGCGGTGCGTTCCGGACGCGTGGCCCGGGAACGAAGTCAGTGGCAACTCCGAGGCTCGGACACCTGGTCGGCCCCTGATGGCTGCCTACACCCGATGAGCGACTACTTGCCGGCGGGGACGACCTGAGTGCACTTCACCGACTTGCGCTCGCTCTGGTCGACGAACTGGACGCCGAGGAGGTTGATCACGAGATTCACGTCGCCGACATTGACCAGTCCCCAATTGGCCTCGTCCGTGGAGCACTTCTGGTTCTGCTGGGGGTTGTCGGCCTTGGCCTTCGAGTCCCCGTCCGCAGCCTGGCCGACGCCGGCGCCCAGGAAGCTGACGCTGCCGAGCATGGCAACGGCGACTGCCGCCTTCTGGTACTTGCGCATTACTTCTCCGTTCTCGTTTAGTCACGGCCAGTAACAGAACAGCCGCGCACAGTTGTCAACTGTAAGGGATGTTAGGGGTATCAGTGAGCGAAACACCCAAGATGGGGATTTCCCCAAAAAGACCCATAATCTAGCTTTTGTGTCCGCATACGAGTGACCGCCTGGCCGACTCAGGCGACCTGCGCAGAGAACCCAAACAGCGGGCCCCGGGGTTCGAACGCCTGGTTCGAACCCCGGGGCCCGCTTGAGATCACCCGGCCAGCACTTACCGGCCGATGGTGAAGAGCTGAGCACACTCCACCGACGTACGCTTACTCTGGTCGATGAACTGGAAGCCCGCCGCATTGGTCGGCGCGAAGACGTCCGCCAAGTCGGAGCCCTTGATGTTGACCTCGTCCGCCGAGCACTCCTGGCTCTGCTTGTTGTCGAGCTTGACCTTCGGGTCCCCGTCAGCGTGGCCGACACCGGCACCCAGGAAGCTGACACTGCCGAGCATGGCCGCGACGACTGCGACCTTCTGGTACTTGTGCATTACGTCTCCGTTTCTTGTGTCGACACAGTCCGTTAGGGACTGGTCACCGACAGTCCTCACCTTAAGGAGCGTTTCTGGCTTTTTGCTACGCGAAACGCCCATTGCGCTCTCATCTCGAGAGGTTTTCCGTCACGGGGTACTTGCTGCGGCGTCCGCAAGCAGGCAGCGAGCCGACCATCCCGGCCATGCCGGGCAGGCTCGCCGCGCAGTACGACACGTCGGCTGCGCATGATCGCGGGATCCGACGACGACCTGGCGGACATGCTCACCCGCGTCGCGAACCAGCCGACGACCCGCTGAGCCAGAGGCACCAATCGGGCATCCGGCCACGCTCCGGCTCCTGGAAAACATCGACTCCCCCGCCCGGATCCGTGAGGCCGGACGCGCGCCGACCGATCACGATCCCGCACCCCAGGTCCGCGCACAGCCGAGCATGCGACCCAAGGCATCTTCACCGCTCGGGGTGAACCGACTTGTTGCCCCGGCAGGACGCCGCCGTGGTCGTGACCAAGATCGGCGGGAACCTGACCTCACCCCAAGCAGAACAGCAGGCCCCGGGGCTCGAACGGTGTTCGAGCCCCGGGGCCTGCTAGATCACCTGATCAGCGCTTACCGCCGATGGTGAAGAGCTGAGCACACTCCACCGACGTACGCTCACTCCGGTCGACGAACTGGAGGCCCGCCGCATTGGTCGGCGCGAAGGCGTCCGCCGCCTCAGTGCCCGTGATGTTGACCTCGTCCGCCGAGCACTTCTGGCTCTGCTTGTTGTCGAGCTTGACCTTCGGGTCCCCGTCAGCGTGACCGACACCGGCACCCAGGAAGCTGACACTGCCGAGCATGGCCACGACGACTGCGGCCTTCTGGTACTTGCGCATTACGTCTCCGTTTCTCGTACCGACACAGCCCGTTACGGTCTGGTCACCTACAGCACTCATCGTAGGTGACTTTTTCGACTTTCAGCGCGCGAGACACTCAAAGGCAAAAACAAGACAATTGACAATGAACTCGGACAGACCAACGTCACCCCGCTCGGCAAGCCGCGGCAGACCCCGGGCCTCGAACTCCTGGTTCGAGGCCCGAGGCCTGCCTGAGTCACCTGATCAGTGATCAGCCGCCGAACCCGAAGAGCTGACCACAGCGCACCGAGTTGCGGTCACTCGCGTCGATGATCTGGACACCGGCCCCATTGGTCGGCGCGAAGACGTCCGCCGCCTCGGTACCAACGATGTTCACCTCGTCCGCCGAGCAGATCTGGGTCTGGTCACTGCCGAGCTTGAGCTTGTGACCCTCGTCGCCGGCGTGACTGACGCCGGCGCCCAGGAAGCTGACGCTGCCGAGCATGGCCGCGACGACTGCGGCCTTCTGGTACTTGCGCATTTCCTCTCCGTTTCTTGAGTAGGCACAGTGCGTGATCGACTGTGCGCGAACAGTCATGAAGATACCGTGACGTTTGTGATATTTCATGATGAAACGCCGAGTGCTTGATCTTTCCGAAAGGTCGCAGGCCGGGGTGCCGCTGCGCGTCCCTCAAGTGGCCGAACCGGGTGGTCACCTTCGGCCGCACACACATCCCGGGCAAAGAGGGTGATCCGGAGGTACTCGCCGTGACCGGGGCGAAAGCGGCGCGTTGAAGGGGAAGTGCGATCGCCCATTCCGCTACCGCACTCACCGAGCCAATAAGGAGAACGTCTCTATGTCTCGCATCGCGAAGGTCGGCACTCTCGCTCTCGGCGCGGGCGCCGTGGTGCTCAGCGTGCCCGGTGTCGCCGCGGCGGACGCCGACGCCAAGGCCGCTGCGTTCAACTCGCCCGGCAATGTGATCCAGGTCCCGATCCACGCGCCGATCAACGTGTGCGGAAACACCCTCACCGTGTTCGGCGGTCTCAACCGGGCCGTCGGCAGCGTCTGCGAGAACAAGCACCACAAGAAGCACGCCGAGAACCAGCTCAAGGCGCACGACAAGAAGCACCACAAGGCGCACGACAAGAAGCACCACAAGGCGCACGACAAGAACCAGCTCAAGGCGCACGACAAGAAGCAGTGCAAGGGGCACGACACGCACGACAAGAAGCACCTCAAGAAGCACGCCGAGAACCAGCTCAAGGCGCACGACACGCACGACAAGAAGCACCTCAAGAAGCACGCCGAGAACCAGCTCAAGGCGCACGACACGCACGACAAGAAGCACCTCAAGAAGCACGCAGAGAACCAGCTCAAGGCGCACG
The nucleotide sequence above comes from Streptomyces sp. NL15-2K. Encoded proteins:
- a CDS encoding MFS transporter, which produces MAVLLPSFMTALDNTIVNVALPQIRAELALGDADMKWAAVIYPLTLSSFLLLGGHLADTVGRRATLLLGVAFFTVSSVGCSVATSGMVLIAFRGLQGAGAALILPASLAVLSHDLPPRARNTAFSAITATLASALACGPVVSGVMTQHLGWESVFAINAPLGCASLLVGFVVPRPGSSPGSAPTPSATLSLRIVALACSSLAALAYCLIEGPGRGYVSLPVAASGIIAVASAVGLSYELTMRRNAALRLLFRPRPFIGGIITQLLWGLSVSGVYFFTSQFLQNGLGLTPTSAGLTFIPVALSLLVIAPFIARMARRWGDGPISALGLLMVGLGLLMVALGSSGGNLVHILPGLSTIGFGSALAVPLSTRALESSPDHLSGIAAGLFSAIREASGVVGIALVGAMVSFVEHDAAAAGANDSDAFLSGYQAGLCLAAALVGAGVPVALWALRRHGGTAHGGKGQSPLNVDTLKPGS
- a CDS encoding chaplin family protein; this encodes MSRIAKVGTLALGAGAVVLSVPGVAAADADAKAAAFNSPGNVIQVPIHAPINVCGNTLTVFGGLNRAVGSVCENKHHKKHAENQLKAHDKKHHKAHDKKHHKAHDKNQLKAHDKKQCKGHDTHDKKHLKKHAENQLKAHDTHDKKHLKKHAENQLKAHDTHDKKHLKKHAENQLKAHDTHDKKHLKKHAENQLKAHDTKSLKKHAEKVHEVYGR
- a CDS encoding fatty acyl-AMP ligase: MEKGAGRRRLPSTPPYGLTAKESNPCPERRFGDSVLETVSDTISHHLAQAAAQTPDETAFTFVDFSTERDGVPSSLTWRQLEKRVRTLAAALRHTGAAGERVAVVAPQNLDYVVGFLAATCAGAIAVPLFPPALPGHADKLAAALTDADPVLALTSPDSLQAAEKFCANQDGLRVRVVTEQELLSGPAPGVVPTGEETLHPRPEDCAYLQYTSGSTRVPSGVEITHANVCANARQALEAYDIRTGRNRTVGWLPLYHDMGLVLAVVLPIVGHVHSVLMEPLAFVQQPIRWLRLLTRYPGALTAAPNFAYDYCARRVTDEERSELSLGSVAAMVNGSEPIVEQTLQRFQQAFAPVGMVRTAMRPSYGLAEATVFVSASPAGEEPTVTCFDRDALADGTARVVEATEAQAVTRLVGCGQPTEQEAAIVDPLTRVRLEDGHVGEIWLRGPNVGRGYWRRPEQSETTFRATLHGDSPSDHTHHWLRTGDLGLFHDKQLYITGRIKDLVIIDGTNHYPQDIEQTVETAHPAVRRHHTAAFSVLTDDGERLVVVAEHARDLAEPHSVLDEATRAVRAAVSAGHAIALHDFVLAQPGTVPHTTSGKVARGACRERYLQGAWSSDTRAQRETGTG